The sequence AATAAACCCCACTAAAACCTAGTAAAAAAACCCTATGCTTACACAAAGTAATCAGCCAACAGTTTGTGTGAGTACTCTTTCCTCGAATTCCATAATGACCTATAATGGTGTGGCCACCAATGACAACCTATCAcagtttataattttaaattctagTATCAAATTCACTTTcaattaatctctctctctctctctctctctctctctctctctctcataaagtAGGCCATGAAGTTGAATCGCGGGCTTAGGTACTTTTGTTGGCTATACATTTACCTTCCCCtctaaagttttaaatttataaagtgGTGGATTTTCCGAGCCTTAGATGTGATTTTAACATTTAAGCTACACCTAGGTTGAGCTTAAGGTGGCTTATGAATGTCATGGCTGACATCACAAGGTAGCTTTTCACCTTAAATTTCATGCCTATAATGGTACTAGATAAACCCCACTAAAGCCTAGTAAAACAACTCAATGCTCACACAAAGTAATTAACCAATAGTTTGTGTCAGTACTCTGTCCTCAAATTCCATAATAACCTGTAATGGTGTAaccaccaatcacaacttatcatagtttataattttaaattccaATAAGTTTGATTTTAGGTTCAGATTTTTGTTTGGCGGCTTTTAATTTATGCTTAATTAACTCAAGTTATTGTTAGGTGAGATGTATGGCCAAGACTTGAGTAGTTCACAACATCAATACGTAGTAATCTCAAGTTTTGCTATTTATATGGCTAAGCAAAGACTgaaaaaaactactaaaataACTCTGTATTTTCGGTGTGATTTCATGGctgatcaaacccaaaatctccACATAGCCATGCTTCCATGGCCAGCCTTCGGTCATATGATTCCATTTTTAGATCTTGCCAAGAACATAGCCCAAAAAGGTCATCGGGTCTCCTACCTGGCCACCCCTAGAAACATTCAGCGCCTCCCAAAACTCCCTCCATTTTTAGCTGATTCAATAACTTTCGTGCAACTCCCTTTACTCAACGACAACAGTCTCCCTGAAAATGCAGAGGCCACTATGGACATCCCACCCCATAATATGCTAGACCTTAAAAGGGCTTATCATGGTCTCCAAGAAGATGTAGCTCAGTTCCTCGAAAATTCTACTCCAGATTGGATTATTTACGACATATTTGCTTACTGGTTACCCCCAATTGCTGCTAAGCTAGGAATCTCTAGAGGCTTCTTCAGTACTAACAATGCATGGAACATGTCTTTCATTGGTTCATCAATACCGGAGATAAAGGCCAAATATGATCCACCAACTAAGCCAGAGGACATGACTGTCCCTCCCAAGTGGGTAACCTTTCCTACCAGTGCGATGTTTCGACTATTCGAGGCTaaggattattttttttacaagtccTTCAATGATTCAAATTTTACTGAGCATAATTTAGCGGTGTTTGGGTGTGAAGTGATCATTGTTCGCAGTTGCATGGAACTTGAACCTGAGTGGTTGAAACTCCTAAAAGAGCTTCACCAAAAGCCTGTTGTTCCAGTGGGCCTATTGCCACCCACAATGCAAGTTCGTCGACATGACCACAAAGATGATACTTGGGATACAATTGTTGAGTGGTTGGACAAACAAGAAAAAGGGTCTGTGGTTTATGTTGCACTTGGCAGTGAGGTGAGACCAAGTCAAGAAAACTTGAATGAGTTGGCACTTGGGTTAGAGCTATCTGGGTTGCCATTCTTTTGGGCTCTAAGGAAGCGAAGTATTTTGGGGGATAGTGACTCAACTGAGCTACCAGATGGTTTTGAGGACAGAATAAAAGGTCGTGGAGTCGTTTATACCAATTGGGTGCCTCAACTCAAGATATTGGCTCATGACTCGGTTGGAGGATTCTTGACACACAATGGTTGGAGCTCAGTCATAGAGGGACTTTATTGTGCACGTCCTCTTATTATGTTACCTTATTACCTTGACCAAGGGTTAAATGCTAGGATTTTGGAAGAGAAGAAGGTTGGAGTAGAAGTTCCAAGAAATGAACAAGACGGGTCATTTACAAGGAATGTAGTAGCTAACTCATTGAAGTTAGTGATGTTAGACGATGATGGAAAGATTTATTGGAAGGGAGCAAGGAAAATGAGCTTGTTGTTTGGAGACAAGGATTTACACTATCAGTACATGGACAAACTTATTGAGTTTCTAGAGAAAAATAGATCGTTTGGGAGGGCTAAGTTACATTAATATCTCCAAGCATATgtatggatacacttaaagatatataataagatgcataatataattatttgctttaaataatgcattttaaaaataaattatttgcaTTTAAATCATTTTACAAATGGTCAAAATTATcttgttttgattattcaatAATTGGGGGTAGGGATTTGAacctttaatatttttttattaaaatcacTAGAAGATGCAAATAAGATGAGATGAGCTAGTAAGCTCTTGGCTAGAATTGTGAAAACTTTCAATCTTGCAATAATTGCATCCAACGTCCCCATTTCCACTCCCAAAGTGGCAGCCTCATAAATACCAAGGTTTCCTTTCACATAAGGAAATAATGTAAAGTCACTTATTCGTGGAGTGCAACATCAAACTCTTTTTCTTATTGAACCAACTATATCATTTACGACATGTAAgctttatataataaaatttcaatatcCTTGATCAAGAATAAAGATTTGATGACGCTAAATGTCAAATTATTGTCAATACTGAGACAAATGCTACAagaactttattttatttatttatttatttttttgtagtgattgaAACTGCTACTAAAACAACCAATAAACCTCCAATTTGCTTAGTTAATATTTTGTAAAGTCTAGAATGCAGAGTTAGTTGTTGGGAGCTATTGTTGATGTGTAATAGTGTATGCATCTCACAAGTTAAGTTGTTTCTTGAGTGGCCTCAAGAATGAACTAAGATTACCAGTAAGAACGTTGGGTCCAAAGAATCTAAATAAAGCATTTGGaatttccaaaatataaaaagaatgtCTATGGAGTATCAAGACTAATAGTAGGGGTGGGAATGAAGGTCTCAAACCTTCTATTTTGGGTTCTCCTAAGATTGACATCTAGCTTGTCAATCAAGCTAGAGTCTCGAATGATGGTTCCTTTGTAGAGGTCAAGCATCTCTCAATTGGAGGAATGCAGAAAGAAAGGACATTGCTACAATTGTGATGAAAAAATGACAGATTGGTCACAAATGCAAGGGGGCTAAACTGTTCCTTCTTGAAGTACTTTCACTGGAACAAGATTCATCATCTTTATAGGGCTCGTTGGTCAATATTCATTGAAATAATTTTGTGCAAGTAAGCGgaaatcaagaaattcaacaaaaaatttcaagagcCAAAATCACTCTTTTTTCCCTTGTGGGAATATCATCTCCTAGTACCATGAGAATAGTAGTCAAAGGTTATTTATGGGTATTCTGATTGATAAGGTAGTACACACCAACAAAATAAGATCATGTTAAACAGTGTTAGACCCTCCTATTCATTAATCCAGGAAGCTACTAAATTCTTCAAGCTTTCAATGAGAAAAGGCTTACTATTACAACTTATTTTTCCAGGAGGAAATGCTACATCTCAGAACCAACCTTGTGTAGAAATTGAAGCTTTGTTGATTGAATTTTTCGTAGTTCTAGATGGCATGAGCATAAGATCATCCTCAAGGAAGGTACTCAACCAATTTGTGGAAGACCCTACAAATACTCTTATTTCCTGAagattgaaacaaaaaaaattgtcactaaATTGCTTGAAGTTGGATCAATTAGACATAGTCAAAGCCCCTTTTCATCTCTTGTTTCATTAGTGAGAGAGGCTGATGGTTCTTGGCATATGTGCATTGATTATAGAGCCTTAGATCATGCTACTATCAAAGATAAATTTCTCATTCCTGTAGTAGATGGCTTGTTAGATGAGTTAGTTGGTTCTAAGATCTTCTCTAAACTTGATTTGAGGTTTGGGTACCAACAGATTAGGATGAGGGCTGAAGATGTACCTAAAGTCATTATGAACTCTTGATCATGCCTTTTGGGCTTACCAATGCCCCTTCTACCCTCCAAGTTTTAATGGATGATGTCTTTAGACCACATTTAAGGCATTTTTTCCTGAAGATATTCTAGTTGTAAAAATTTGGAAGAACAATTACAGCATTTGAGGGTTGTACTAGAATTGTTACTTAAGAACCTGCTCTATGCCAAGAAGAGTAAGTGTGCTTTTGGCTACAATGAAGTAGAATACTTGGGACACATTCAAAACTGATTCCAAGAAGACATCAACAATGCAAGAGTGGTCCGAATTAACTTCTTTGAAGGCTTTAAGAGATTTCTTGGATCTAATAGGTTATTATATGAAGGTTATAAGGCATTATGCTTAGATTGTTGTCTCTCTCACTATTCTTCTCTAGAAAGATACCGTCTTGTGGTTTGTAGAAGATGAATATGCTTTTTAGTAACTTAAGCAAGATATTGCCAACCCTCCTGTTTGGGCATTATCATATTTTTCCAAACCTTTCAACATTGAATATGATGCTTTAGGAATGGGCCTCGGAGCACTTCTAATGCAAAACCAGCAGTCAATTGCTTTCCATAGTCAAGCCTTAAAGGGTAGGAGCTTGCACCTCTCCACTTATAAGAAAGAGTTGTTGGCTTTAGTCACAGCTGTTAAGAAATGGGGACCCTACTTAGTTGGCAAACCATTTATCATTAATATTGACCAGCAAAGCCTCAAGTTTTTGTTAGAGCAAAAATTTGACACTCATGATCTACAAAATTGGCTTATTAAGCTACTGGGTTATGTTTTTGTGGTGGAGTATAAGAATGGAGGGAAAACAAGGTGACTGATACGTTATCAATGCAAGTGATTCATCTAGATGATGATCTTAAGCTTGGGAGCAATCAAGCTCATGTTTAACAAGTCGAGTTTTCACATATTGTGCGGTACACTTATTATTAGTTTcctccaatatttcaataatttttatgataaaaatttataaactttagaattttattttatagataaaattgaaaaacaataaaagtgtgatttgatcatactatatgttttaaaattttaaaaactacaCAATATAGTGAttgatatataagaaattttcaTGCCTACTCAAGAATGCAaatatcattttgataaaataaaaatgcaaatattcttcaaacatttttttatgggattttttttcttcttgagaATTTAGTAAAACCAAATCAATATGTACAGATAATCCTTTGCATCTATTGTTATTCACAATTAACTCATTGTAAAGGTTACTCTCCAGTTTAATCATTTATGAAGTTATCATAAGATTTTTATGAtataatgtttatgtttaatTGATTTATAGATCCATTTAGAATTTTCTTGATCTCATGTTTTTGTTCTTAGATTAATTATGATAGTTAACTTAGTTGTTTATATTGCCTTATGTTTCTAGGAAACCTTTCAagctaatacaaattttactctaaaaatattttcaaatttatgtgttaatgaatttaattggtggaatttaataaaacaataaattaatgttttgaatttcttctcTATGATTGTTGTgacattatatattttagatgCTGAACTATACCGTGCATTGCATTAAGGGCAGTATTATCCAATAATATGACTTATTCAATTTTGTATGAAATATAGTATCTAAAAAAACCTCATTATACATGAAAAAATGTACtcacatttttcaaacaaacacacactcatatataatttgaatttcataaatttcattttggtcccaGAGATCCGGCTCCCAAGTAAAGATTCCTAGTTTTGCCCTTGCTCCCAACTATCAAttactaaaaagtaaaataaaataagtttagGTAGTCTATGGaaaacttctatttaaatattacaAGGTGAAGTATGGAAAGACTACTGGCATTTTTCCAACATTTGATAATTTTgacaattaatttttcaaaatcaaaggaGTGATGTGGGTTGGGTCTCAATCTAGCaattttgtgcatttttttcttattttaaaattcaatatggCCTATctgaaataaaataactttgatatatataaattagttCTAGGCTCTTCTAGAAACTTTGATTAAAAGATAAAACTTGTTGGGCTACAATTTTCGAACAGCTGTTCAGTTTGCTCTAGAAAATATTGAAGAGATGGCCATTTAGTATGCAAAGATAGGTTCCTAAGAGAGACAAAATGTGGTGACACAAAATGGCCGTCAAGCTCGTAGATCTTGACCATTCACACTTTCGgcattttgaaaaagaatgttGCCGTAGTGGCCCTTATATTGTCATTAAAATATAGCCTTGTTGGTTTGTATGTTTTTCTTCCATTGATTATTGGGGAAGTTTATGCGATTagaatatcaacaaaaaaaaaattgataattaatcaaaaaattaattgctataagaaattgtgagattgaaacaatcaattcaaaattttgattgatttgtAGAACAATACCTATTATAGAAATGAATTCCATTGTAATTGAAAAGTTTTGAGAAATGAATAGAATctgttgaggactcttttttcaTCCCATGTGGcactacttcattggcaacccatgccacatcaacatatggattgggctcacacaatgaatcaaagctcacgGCCCATATCacctctcttacactcatggcaagcggcttcttcaacaagagcccatatttacacaaaatcaCAATGAAACCTGAGGTACGTAATCTCatcttcggcttatgatccaagctcataagtctcttAGGGGAAACTTGGGGagttgtggtttggagggccaagagatatgttcagtaaagctccagcgatttaaagttgataaaagaagcatgttgcttggcgtgtcttctccaactccctaaactctgacgagtccgtgtgtaacgggtaacatatggtaagcatctcttatcacatagcatttaaaatgataaaattccctattgcacttttcctaaaacttaatatGCATCATACAACACATACTCAATATCCCCAGCCATCTAGCTGCTGGGAAAATAACTGTTCATTCAATCCTTAGTtgttgctatacaaatttagaaatttcattatattattctacataaattaCATTACcactttcagctaaaatccaacttaaacaCATGGCTTAATCTGATTGGCTATCTTTTATCTCcaactatatgcaaaatattcattatatctCTCATACCCAGCTGCTGTCTGCCACAATCAGACCATATATTTTTCTGCCAACTGCTAGAACAGAacattaaatactcttcttgcgAACCAAGATTATGTCATAGCACAATGGGACCTTGACTAAACCTCTAAACCTTCATTACCTTTCAACCAATCCTTCTATTACTTGctagaaatgtgttgtaatgggaccttgcaccaaaaacacaaacacccaaaagggAAAACATTTCCAGCAGGCCCCCAACAGTGTATTCAGCACTTAACACCTGGCTGGAAGTGATATTAGCAGCTatttaatgctgaaatcccAGCTGCCAGCTGCTATACCCAAGATAGCAAGAACACCTTGAAGCTAAACTTACCATTTTTgcccaaatcttaagatggattttctgaagattcattGCTATTTGGGACAGATTTTGATTGAGATTCTTTGTTAAAATACCCCTTTAAACTCAGCTTTAAATAGGACccttcatcaacacctcaaggGGAGGACACCAAGGGAGAATAACTCTTTCACAAACCTCCTTATTCTCTCTCCCTAAGCTCTGAATGAAATtctgagtttttagtttcaaaatcaagaactaTACTGTTCAGCCCTTAGCTCATAAATGCCTTCATAAGCC comes from Castanea sativa cultivar Marrone di Chiusa Pesio chromosome 3, ASM4071231v1 and encodes:
- the LOC142629841 gene encoding putative UDP-rhamnose:rhamnosyltransferase 1 yields the protein MADQTQNLHIAMLPWPAFGHMIPFLDLAKNIAQKGHRVSYLATPRNIQRLPKLPPFLADSITFVQLPLLNDNSLPENAEATMDIPPHNMLDLKRAYHGLQEDVAQFLENSTPDWIIYDIFAYWLPPIAAKLGISRGFFSTNNAWNMSFIGSSIPEIKAKYDPPTKPEDMTVPPKWVTFPTSAMFRLFEAKDYFFYKSFNDSNFTEHNLAVFGCEVIIVRSCMELEPEWLKLLKELHQKPVVPVGLLPPTMQVRRHDHKDDTWDTIVEWLDKQEKGSVVYVALGSEVRPSQENLNELALGLELSGLPFFWALRKRSILGDSDSTELPDGFEDRIKGRGVVYTNWVPQLKILAHDSVGGFLTHNGWSSVIEGLYCARPLIMLPYYLDQGLNARILEEKKVGVEVPRNEQDGSFTRNVVANSLKLVMLDDDGKIYWKGARKMSLLFGDKDLHYQYMDKLIEFLEKNRSFGRAKLH